From Clostridia bacterium:
GGCGGCCGCCGCACAGGTACCGGTGGTAATCCCCCGCCGCAGCCGGCGCCCTCCATGCCAGGCAGTACCTAAATCACCAGCCGCCCGGTAGTTCCCTGCCATCAGCGCTCCTCCTTTACACTGTCATCCCTCTCCGCGCCAAAAGAAAAATCCCCTGCCCAACGGCAGAGGACTCCATACCCATAGATATGTGTCTACTTCCCCATACGCGTGGGTCACCAGTAGCGTCAGAACGAGTAGGTCTCCTGGCTTAGGTTCACCGTCTTACCATACCTTCCCATCGGGCAACCCCGACAGTGGTCTATCATGGCAGACTCCCCATCACAGTGGCGGTACCGCGCCGGCTTCACACCGGACTTCCCTTGGCACTCGTTCCCCATCTATGCAATTTTCACCGGTTAAGGAAATTATATAACGTGGGCGAGAGAATAGCAACCTACGTTTGACGTTCTTTTCCTTTTTGCTTAACCTGCAGGCGGCTGAGCACTCGCAAGAGTCTCACCCGGTCCCGGTCAATCATGTTATCAAATCGCATCCCGTACCGGAAAACATCGCCATGAACTTCCTGCCGGACGATACTGGCTTCCAGAGCGAAGCTCTCCCCCTGGAGCCTGAAAAAAGCTTTTACCACAAACTTTTTGTCCACCGGTAAGTCAAGGGCGGCTTGCACCAGCAGTCCCCCGGCGCTGACGTTGGCGATGTGACCGAAGATCTCCTTGTCAATGTTGACTTTGGTTCCTTGAATAGACAGGATCTGCAATCGACACGGCACCATATCCACTGGGACTCTGAAGTACTGTCGTTTTTCCACATAATCCTGTCCCATAGAACCACCCCCGCTGCCCTAGCCAAGGGCTCTTTTTGGGGGTTTAATTCTACACGCGCCGGCCTAACTCCTGCAGTAGTATTCGTCACTATTCTTCCAAAGTGGAAGTATCGCCGACTTCCAGCCCCAACTCCTGCGCTTTCAGGAGCCGCCGCATGATCTTGCCGCTCCGGGTCTTGGGCAGGCTTTCCACGAACTGCAGCTCGCTGGGAGCGGCAATGGGACCCAAGACATCCCGCACGTGATTGACAATCGCCTTGCTCAGCTCTTCCGACGGCTGGTTGCCTGCCCGCAGGATGACAAAGGCCTTGATGGCTTCACCCTTGATGGGATCCGGTTTCCCAATCACCGCCGCCTCCGCTACGGCCGGGTGGCTGACCAGGGCGCTTTCCACATCAGCGGTACCGATCCGGTGTCCTGCCGGGTTGAGCACATCATCGGAGCGCCCTAAGAACATGATATAGCCATCGGCGTCGCGGGTGGCCACGTCCCCGGTCACATAGAAGCCGGGAATGGTGTTCCAGTATTGTTCATAACGCTGCGGGTCATTATACACCGTGCGGAACATGCTGGGCCAGGGATTCTTGATAACAAAGTTTCCACCTTGGCCGGGCGGTACCGGGTTTCCTTGACTGTCCACCACATCGCCGTCAATGCCGATGGCCAGGACGCCGCAATAACCGGGTTTCGCCGGCAAGGATAAAGGAGTGCATACCAGGGGAGCACCGGTCTCCGTCTGCCACATATTGTCACAAATCCATGCTTTTCCGTTGCCGCAGAGGTTACGATAACCCCACCACCAGGCCTCCGGGTTCATGGGCTCACCGGCACAGACGATCTGGCGGATGGTGGACAGATCATACTTGGCCGCCCATTCTTCGCCATACCGCATCAACATTCTCAGTAGGGTAGGAGCGGTGAAAATGCGGCTGATACCGTATTTTTCAATGAGCCGGTAAAAAGTGCCCGGATCCGGGTAATCGGGCGCCCCCTCCCGCACGAAGATCGTGGCGCCGATGGTAAGAGGAGCATAGACAATGTAGCTGTGCCCGACGATCCAACCGATGTCGGAGGTGGACCAGTAAACGTCCCGGTCGGAAATATTCATGAAAGCCTTGGCATGATAAGCCGTCCCCACCATATAGCCCCCATGGACAAAGACGGCCCCTTTCGGTTTGCCGGTGGTACCGGAGGTGTAGAGGATGAACAGCAAATCTTCCGCATCCATGACTTCCGCTTCACAGTGATGGGAAGCCTTGGCCATCAATTCATCATAATCATACTCTTTGGGGCCTAAAACCGTCTCCTCGCCCAACCGCCGGTGCACGATGATGCTTTCCACCATGTCCAGACCCTCCACCGCCGTCCGGACAATATCAAGCAAAGCCACGGTTTTGCCCCGGCGGAACCCGACATCAGCACAGATCACCGCTTTGGCCCCGGCGTCCACAATCCGGTCCCGCAGGGCGCCGTGACCCAGCCCGGCGTAGACCACGCTGTGCACGGCACCGATCCTGGCACAAGCCAGCATGGCCATGATGCCTTCCGGGGTGAGAGGCATGTAAATACAAACCCGGTCGCCTTTGCCGATGCCCAGGCTCTTTAACACGTTAGCCAGTTTGTTTACATAAAATAGAAGCTGGCGGTAAGTAAAGATCCTTTCCACGCCGTCTTCGCTTTCCCAGATGAGAGCCACTTTGTTCTTGCGCTCACCCAAGACATGACGGTCCAGGCAGTTGTAAGTGATGTTGGTCTTGGCGCCGACAAACCACTTGGCATACGGGTACTGCCAGTCCAGCACGCGGTCCCACTCTTGGAACCAGTGAAAGTCCCGGGCCACTTTGTCCCAAAATCCTTCCAAATCAGCCAGCGACGCTTCGTAGACCTGCTTCCAATCTTTAATGTAGGCATCACTGGCAACTATGTCGGTCGGCGGCTGTACTACCTCAACCGAACTTAATAAGGCGCTAAATTGTCCGTTAGTACTCATGCCCGTTTCCTCCTTACCGTTGTTTGTATCTCAATATTCTAAATATTCTCATATAAATGCCATAATCCTTTTTTTACCGAAAATATTTTCCACCGGAAACACCGGCGGGAAACTGCCTCAGCTAACCGGTGCAAAAAATCGCCTCCCCAAGCTTCACAGGCCCAAGGCAAGTCTTTCCTGCCGCCTAAGGCAACGGCCTGCCTTTGTCTTTTTCTCATTCCTCTGCATATGATAGCAACACCATGGATGATCTGCCGGGCAGGGGGCCGGCCTGACGGGCATGAACACTAATGGCAAAGGAAGGATGTCCATGAGCGTTTATTATCCCCAACGATATTCTTTTCATCATGTGCGCGGTATCTCTTTGAACCAGTTGGAACAGCACTACCAACTATATGTGGGTTATGTAAACAAATGGAATGAAATCCAAAGAATTTTGGAACAAACCCCCGACTTTCCCAATCCCAATGCTACCTTCAGCTTGCTGCGGGGGTTGCAAAAAGGGCAAAGCTATGCGTTGAACGGGATTAAACTCCACGAATTATACTTTGCTAATTTGGGGGCGGGCCACCCTTACGATCCGGAACGCTACCGGGAACTGGCCCACCTGTTGCGAAGAGATTTTGCCGGGTTTGAAGTCTTTTCCCGGCGATTTACGGAAGTAGCCCAGGCGGTGCGGGGCTGGGCGGTCCTGGCCATCGATCCCATTGACCAGAGGCTCCATATTTACGGCTCTGACGCCCACGACGAAGGCTCCATCTGGCTGGCCTGGCCCCTTTTGGTGCTGGATGTCTATGAACACGCTTATATGATTGATTTCGGGATTAACCGGCGGGAGTACCTGAAAGTCTTCATGCAAAACATTAACTGGGCGGTAGTCAATGACCGGCTGGAGGCTTACCGCCGGCTGCCCAAATTCCACCGGTAGTGTTAACATAAAAAGCAGGCCCTTTCAGCCTGCTTTGGTGTTTAGATCTGGATGATTTCCGTTTTGGCGAGGGATTCTTCAATCAAGCCGGGTATGTCCAGCACCGCCTCCGCCGCCCGGACTTTCTCCAGTTTTGGTTTCGTCGCCGGGTGCTTGGGCAAGAACAGGGTGCAGCAATCTTCATAGGGCAGGATGGAAATCTCATAGGTGCCGATTTTTTCCGCCAGGGCGATGATTTCCGCTTTATCCATGGTGATCAAGGGTCTCAGCACCGGCAGTTTCGTCACTTCATTAATAGCCATCATGCTCTCCAAAGTCTGGCTGGCTACCTGACCCAGGTTTTCCCCGGTCACCAGGGCCAGGGCTTTCTCCTGTAAAGCCACCTTTTCCGCAATCCGGAACATCATCCGGCGCATGATGGTTACATAAAACTCTTCCGGGCAGCTCTTGCGAATGGCTTTCTGGATTTCCGTAAAATGGTTGACATAAAGTTTGAAGCCCCTGCCGTAGGAAGCCAATAGCCGGCACAGGTCCACCACTTTATCCTTAGCCCGCTCGCTGGTAAAAGGAAAACTATGAAAATGGAGTCCTACCGGCTGGACCCCCCTTTTCATCGTCAGCCAACCGGCCACGGGGCTGTCGATGCCGCCGGAAATCAGCAGCAGTGCTTTTCCGGCGGTGCCCACCGGCAGCCCCCCCAATCCTTTGAACTCCTGGGAGTAGACAAATGCCCCTTCCTGCCGGATTTCCACCTGCAGCACCACTTCCGGCCGGTGCACATCCACCTTCCAGCCGGGCAGCCGCGACAGGACATAGCCGCCCACTTCCCGGCTCACTTCAGGGCTGGTCTTGGGAAACTTTTTATAAGCCCGGCTGGTTTCCACCTTAAAAGTTGTGGGCTCCAGGGGGGCAAGCTGCCTGACCGCTTCTTCTTTAATTGCTTGCATATCCAGCGGTACCCCTTGAGCGGGGCTGACGCTGTGGATCCCGAACACCCGGGTAAGCCTTTTAATGACTTCCCCGGCCTCATGGCCCAGCTCTACATAAATCCGTCCATAGTTTTTCTCGATGCTGCGCGGGGGCAGCCCCTCCAAAGCCGCCTTCATGTTGTCCAGCAGCCGGTTCTCAAAGAGATAGCGGTTTTTCCCCTTGAGGCTGATTTCCCCGATGCGCACGATCAATACTTGCTTCATGAAAAGCCTCCTTTGAAATCCCGGTATTCCTTCACCGTCTCCTCGATAATTGTCCCGGCTTCCTCCACCTCTGCTGCGGTGTTATGCGGCGACAGGCTCAACCGGATAGCCCCGTAAAGAGCCTCTTTTTTCTTGCCCATGGCCTTCAACACGTGGCTTGGGTCATCCCGCCGGGAATGACAAGCCGACCCGGTGGATACGTACAGGCCGCGCTCCTCCAGCATGTGTACCAGTACTTCGCCCCGGTCCACCCCTTCAAACCAGACGTTGATGATATAAGGAACGGCCCGGGACATAGAACCGTTGATGTGACAGCCCTTGATTGCCAGCAGTCTTTCCCGCAACTGCCTGCCCAAGGCAAACATATCATTGATTTGCTGCGCGCCTTTCGCCATGGCTTGAGCCGCCGAGCCGAAACCCACGATGCCCGGCATGTTTTCCGTCCCGGCCCTCAATTTGTTTTCCTGTTCACCGCCCACATGAAGGGGGTCCATCGCCACCCCTCTCCGGATGTACAGGGCGCCGATGCCTTTGGGGCCGTGCAGCTTATGGCCGCTGAGGGTCAGCAAATCCACTTTTGCCTGTTCAAGGGGAATGGGGATTCTCCCGGCCGCCTGTACCGCATCTACATGAAATAAGGCTTGAGGGGCCAATTCTTTCACTAAAGACCCGATTTCCTCTACGGGCTGGATGGTGCCCACCTCGTTATTGACCAGCATGACACTGACCAGGCCGGTGTCTGCGGTCAATGCCTGCCGCAAGTCCGCCGGGTCCACCAGCCCCTCCCAGTTCACCGGCAGGTAGGTCACCCGGAAGCCCTCCTCTTCCAAGTACTGAAACGCAGCCAGCACGGAAGGGTGTTCAATTTGGGTGGTAATAATGTGCTTTCCCCGTGACTTCCGGCGCCGGGCCGCCCCGATCACGGCCCAGTTGTTGGCCTCCGTCCCTCCGGAGGTAAAAAAAATCTCTTCTTTGCTTGCACCGATGAGGGAGGCAATCGCCAACCTGGCTTCCTGGAGCAGCCTGGCAGCGGCAGCCCCTTTACCGTGAAGAGATGAGGGATTCCCGTATTCTTGTTCCATGACCCGGACCATGGCGGCGGTAACTTCCGGCAGCACCCGGGTCGTCGCACTGTTGTCAAAATATATCTCTTTCATGGGCTTACCTCTCTTTTCCTTAACTGCTTTTATTCTACCCTAAATGATGATGTTGTCAATCGTGCCGGATTTAGCAAAAATCTCTTGCATAAATATGCATAAGATAGTATATTTATTGTAATATGGCTTCGAGGTGAACGGTATGCAGCTAAGAAAAGCAGTCATCAGCGATGTGCCGCAGATCCAAAACCTGATCAACTACTATGCGGAAAAAGGATTAATGCTGGGCCGGTCCCTGAGTTCCCTCTACGGGGGCATCCGGGAGTTTATCGTGGCGGAAAAGGACGCCAAGATCGTGGGCACCGGCGCTTTGCATATTGTCTGGAGTGACCTGGCGGAAATCCGGTCCCTGGCTATAGCCCCGGAGTACGTGAAGAACGGTCTCGGCTCCCGCATTGTGCATGCCCTGGTGGAAGAAGCCCGTGAGCTTGGTGTTTCCCAGGTCTTTACCCTGACTTACCAGCCCGGCTTTTTCGAAAAATGCGGTTTTCACGTCATCGACAAAGAGCAGCTGCCCAACAAGGTTTGGAAGGACTGCCTGGACTGTGTCAAGTTTCCCAACTGCGACGAAACTGCCCTGCTACAAATCCTATAACACCATCACGCGAAAAGGAGGGGTCTGTCCCCTCCTTTCACTGTTAATTGTTCAAGCTGAACTTGTGGTTAGCCAGTGTGCCTCTCAGTTTCATGGCCTCATAGACCCGCTGCACGGCTAGTTGAATGGCCGCTTCGGTAGGACTGATTTGCTCGTCCACAGCGATCTTGGTGAACTCCTTGAAGCTGTCCTTAATCCGCTCCTTGATGAATTCCAGCACTTCCTCTTTCTTGGCCGGTTTGGCACTCAGAGAAGCGGCATATTCCAGGTTGGAGCCAATCACGCCGCCGGCGTTAGCCACGATGTCCGGGAAAACGTATACTTGCTTCTCTTCCAGGATAGCCTGCCCTTCCGGCGTGGTGGGCATATTGGCTCCCGCCACCACCGCTTTGGCTTGCACACCGGGAGCGGTTTCTTTATTCAGCACATGGCCGGCACCGCAAGGCACCAAGACGTCCACCGGCATTTGGAAGAGTTCCTCGTTGCTCAGGAACCGGTTATTGAAATCCTTCACGGTGCGGCGCTCGCCATAGTACCTCATTAAGGCGGGAATATCCAATCCTTCCGGATCTTGCACACCGCCTGCTCTGCCGGTCACGCCGATCACTTTCACACCCTCTTGAGCCAGGTAATAGGCGGCGTAGGAACCGACGTTACCGAAACCTTGCACCGCTACCCTGGCCTGGTTGGCGGGAATGCCCATGTAGTCCAGGGTTTCCAAAACGGCCACGGCCACCCCGTAACCGGTGGCTTCCTTCCGGCCCGCCAGCCAGCCGTTGACTCCTTCCGGTTTTCCTGTGACGGAAGCGGGATCTCCGGTGACGGTGCTGATGACAGCCATTTCCGGACCGCCGGTGTTCATATCAGGGGCGGGAATGTATGCATGGCTGGTCAGCAGTTCTCTATGGAGGTCGGCATACTTAGCCATGAGGGCTCGCTTGACAATGGCCTCGAATTCCAGGTTACGCTCCCTCAGGCCGAATAGCTCATAAACCTCGTTCATATCCAGGTTAATCCCGGATTTGCCGCCACCGAATTCAATACCGGTGACGGCGGTTTTTAAAGTCATTAACCGAGCCAGCTCGGTGGTTTCCCATACACTGACGTCGCCGGCCAAGCGAATGCCGCCTTTATAAGGTCCCCTGGCATTATTGTGGAGCACAATGCAGCCAAAAGGACTGATCACTTTGCCCAGCACTTCGACGGTGAGCTTAAAGATAAAGACCCGGTCAGGTTGGATCAACTGGCTGATCACTTCCTCAGGATAGACCAGTCTCTCACCGGCACGCCGGATCAACTCGCTGGATACGTTATCCGGCTCTTTGCTCCCCATGAGATAATCAAAACCTACCAAATTACCATCCTTCATCCACTTTGCCTCCTTTAGCCTGAAAAACTAAACAGCGTTTCTATTTCCGTATTTTAACGTAAAAACAAGTCGGTAAACAATATAAAACCGGAAAAAATACCGTTTAATGACAAATGTATACTGTATGCTAGATCTGCAAAAGCAAAAGGGACGGTGACCCGTCCCTTAGATGTAGTCCCAGGGGTTCTGGGGCTTGCCGTTCTTCCGCACTTCGAAATGCAGGTGCGGGCCGGTGCTCAAGCCCGTGCTGCCCACCGCACCGATTTTATCCCCGGTCGAAACCTTTTGGCCCTTCTTGACATAAATCTTCGAGAGATGCCCGTACCTGGTTTCCAAACCGTTGCCGTGATTAATATACACGGCCAGCCCTAAACCTGCCGTGCGGCCGGCAAAAGTAACGGTGCCGGAAGTGTAAGCGTGAACGCTCCTGCCCACGGGAGCAGCCAAATCAATACCCTCATGGAACCGCCTGGTTTTGTAAATCGGGTGCTGGCGCCAACCATAGTCACTGGTCACCCGGGTGGCACTGACGACGCCGTAGTTGCGCCCGACACCGCGGGCCAGGAAAGTCCGCGTGCCTCGTTTGACCACCCGTTCCACAGGTTCTTTAAGCACCGTTTCAGCCAGTACTTCCATGGTGCTTTCGTGGCCGTTTTCAAAGACAATCTTGTAAGTGACTTCTTTTTCCCCCGGGGCGCCTTCCTCCACCACCCGGCGCTCATTGCGGAGTAAAGCTGAATCATCGATGTATTTGGTGGGCGCCGGGATGGATTCCGTCACCGTGGTCTCCAGGGTCACCAGCACGGAGAGCTGCGGGCGGCCCGGTTTGATGAGGATTTCATCTCCCGGCATCAGCTTTTCCGGTACCGCTTCCGGATTAAGCTGGAGCAGTTCCGACACGGTGGTCTCGTACTTAATGGCAATATCCCAGAAATTATCACCTTTTTCGACCACATGGATCGTGTCCGGCACCTTGAGGCTGTACAGTTTTTCCCTGGCTGCCTCTTCCGTATCCAGGGACCTGATATCGGCCGGTTCTTTCACAACCTCTACATCTTCGGCAAATTCCACCGAAGTTATTGTGACATCTTCATCGTCTTCATCCCCCTTGGGAATGAAACGTTCCTTGTATTCCGCCAGCATGGTTTCCAATTTTTCTTTGTCCAACAGGCAGATAAAGGGCTCCCCGTCTACTTTCACAATATAAGCTTCCGTCTCTAGCGCCACATTGGCGGCCAGCTTTTTTTCCAGCTCCGCTGCCGACACCGGGGTGGCATTCCTTCTGGAAACCCTTTCAAATACCGGCTGGGCATCCGTGAGCACAGGCTGCCCTAACCGCTGTTCCTGCCTATGTAAGAAAGTCTCCCAGATTTCCATGGCTTCTCCCTTATCAGCGACCACGGCAATAGTCTGCTCCCCCAGGCACATTTCGTAACAGGAGGACTGTCTATAAAAAACCGCAGACAGGACTACCAATACCAGAAATCCTGCCAGGCAGTAGAGTATCTTTCGTTGCACAGGCCGGTTACTTCTATTTCTCAAGCTGCGTCGCCTGGCTCCCCTTCTTCTCCTCTCTGACCGGCGACGGGCTGTTTCGCTCATTTCCGACACTTGATGCTCTTGCCCCCCTTGTGCTCCTATCCTCCTTCCTTATTGTACTAATACTAGTCGAAGTTTGGCAACCGCTGTCGCCGGATTATCTCCTTGCCATTTTTGCCCAAACACCGGTGCTAAAGCTTGAAATGGCCCATCACCTGCTTCAAATCAAGGGCGATTTCACTTAACGAGGCAGCCGCCGACGTGATTTCTTCAATGCTTCCTACCTGTTCCTCCGAGGCACTGGCCGCGTTCCTGATGCCGTCGGCTGTTTTTTCCGCCAGGTCATGCAAATGGCTGACAGCTTTGGCCAACTCTTCCGCTTTGGCCAGCACCGCTTCTGACGTGCTCTTGATCACCTGCAGCCGGCTGGAGACTTCTTCCGAAGAGGCCAGGATACTCAAGAAGATCTTGCCGGCTTCCTCCACCAGCTGTCTCCCGCTGTTCACTTCCAGGCCGAAACTGTTCATGGCCTCCATGGAACGCTCCGCCCCCGCCTGGATTTCCTCCACCAGCTGGGCAATCAATTGGGCGGACTGTTCCGACTGCTCCGCCAGTTTCCGCACTTCTTCCGCCACCACGGCAAAACCGCGGCCGTGCTCCCCGGCGCGCGCGGCTTCAATGGCCGCATTGAGGGCCAGGAGATTGGTTTGGCTGGCAATGCCGGTGATAATTTCCAGGATCCGCCCAATTTCCTGAGAACGTTCATTCAACAATTTGACCAGTGAACTGGTATCGCCGGCCACCCGGTCGATGAGTCCCATTTGAGCTACCGCCTTTTTAATAGTGGCTTCCCCCAGCCTGGCATCCTGGGAGGCTTTCATCGATGTCTCCGCCAGGGCCATGGTGGTCTTGGTGATCTCGTCTAACCTGCCCTCCATTTCCTGCATGGACTGCACATTGGCACTGGTTTGGATCGATTGAGAATCGGCATGCTGGGCAATCTCGTCCATCACGTGGGCGATTTGCGTGGCCGCCTCGCTGTTTTGATCGGCCACCTGGTAGAGTTCTTGCGAGGCATGAGTTAACTTTTCAGCCAGGGCATCCATCTTTTCAACAATCTCCCGCCAGGCCAGCACCATTTTGTCCAGGGTTTGGCCTAGGGGGCCCATGGCGCCCAGCCTGGTTCCTTGCAGGCGACCACTGAGATCCCCTTCGGCAATGACCGCCACGTGCTGGATAATCAATCTCATGGGCACCACAAACCGGCGGAAATTGGAACCGCCGATGATTGCCCCCAGCACACCTCCTGCACCGGCAACGGCGAGCAGGGTAATGATCCGGGCCGTGCCCGCAATGTCATTTCCTATTACCACACCCAAACCAATAAGGAATGCACCTATGCTGGCCAGAATAACGGTGCGTGCCAGGTACTGCCCCAATGATACCGTCTTCACTTCTTGTTCCAATTACACCACCCCTCTCCGGCTAGATGATTCTGGCCAAGTCAAAACCCCCATGGACAGCATCCAACGCGTCACCGGGTTTGGCTGCATCTCCAATCACATGGCATTTGACATAGGACCCATGTAATTCACGGTACAAACCGTCATCAGACTTCACACCAACGGCTACCACTACTGTCTGGGCGGGAATCCATTTTCTCTCTCCCTCAGCTTCCACCAGCACCCCCCGTTCACCTATTTCCAGCGCTTGATGCCGCACCAGCGTCCTGATACCCAATCGCTTTAAGTCAGCCAGCATGGACCAGCGGGTGGAGGGTCCAAGCCCCTTACCAATCCGTCCTTCCTGTTCAATCAACGTGATCTCCCGGGGATTCCGGTACAGCAGTTCCTGCAGCACCGCCGGGCTCTCCCCTTGGTACCAGGCCAGGAAATGCCAGTTCTCCGGCTTCATGCCTCGCTCCGTCGCCAGGTAAAGGGCCGTCTCGATACCCGTGGGCCCCCCGCCGATGACGACCACTTGCCGCCCGGCCACTACTTTGCCGTCCAACACATCCCCGGCAGGCACCACTTGAACCGCCCCCGGAGCCGCCAGCGGCAGTTGCATTTCCCGGGCTCCGGTAGCCAGGACGACTTCATCGTATTCGCCGTCCAAAATATCTTCTTTGGTAGCCATGGTATTCAGGCGAATCTCCACTCCTAAACGCACCAGCTGGGACTCCAGGTAGTCAATAAACCGGCGGAAATCCTGCCGCCCCGGCGGCACCGCCGCCAGTCTGAGCTGCCCGCCCAGCTCTGATGCCTGTTCCCACAGGGACACCCGGTGGCCTCTCAGCGCCAGTACCCGGGCCGCCGTCATCCCGGCAGGCCCCCCTCCGACCACCAGTACCTTTTTTACCTCATCCGCCGGGGTAATTTCCGTTTCTTTCTCCCGGCCGGCCCGGGGATTAGTCAAGCAAGTAACCTGGCGGCCGGAAAAGACCCGGTCCAGGCAACCCTGATTGCAGCCGATACAGGGACAGATCTGGTCCCCTAATCCGGATTCGGCTTTACGCCCCCAGTACGGGTCCGCCAGGAAACCGCGGGCCACCCCGACCA
This genomic window contains:
- a CDS encoding FAD-dependent oxidoreductase is translated as GFDAVEILGSAGYLISQFLSPLTNQRLDRYGGSWENRLRFPLAVVQVVREAVGPDYPVLVRVAGNDFMLGGNTGQEALAFCQALEKAGVDAINVTGGWHETHVPQLTMQVPPGAFVYLAANIKRGVSVPVIACNRINDPLVAEQILATEQADLVGVARGFLADPYWGRKAESGLGDQICPCIGCNQGCLDRVFSGRQVTCLTNPRAGREKETEITPADEVKKVLVVGGGPAGMTAARVLALRGHRVSLWEQASELGGQLRLAAVPPGRQDFRRFIDYLESQLVRLGVEIRLNTMATKEDILDGEYDEVVLATGAREMQLPLAAPGAVQVVPAGDVLDGKVVAGRQVVVIGGGPTGIETALYLATERGMKPENWHFLAWYQGESPAVLQELLYRNPREITLIEQEGRIGKGLGPSTRWSMLADLKRLGIRTLVRHQALEIGERGVLVEAEGERKWIPAQTVVVAVGVKSDDGLYRELHGSYVKCHVIGDAAKPGDALDAVHGGFDLARII